From a region of the Streptacidiphilus albus JL83 genome:
- a CDS encoding helix-turn-helix domain-containing protein yields the protein MAPDAQGGADPAGPALLTGREREIARLASTGLTIGEIAGTLFLSVRTVDSHLGRIYRKLGVSNRASLTRALLIEAPGAV from the coding sequence GTGGCGCCCGACGCCCAGGGCGGTGCGGACCCGGCCGGGCCGGCCCTGCTCACCGGACGGGAGCGGGAGATCGCCCGCCTCGCCAGCACCGGCCTGACCATTGGCGAGATAGCCGGCACGCTGTTCCTCAGCGTGCGCACGGTCGACAGCCACCTCGGCCGGATCTACCGCAAGCTCGGCGTCTCCAATCGGGCGAGCCTCACCCGCGCCCTGCTGATCGAGGCCCCCGGCGCGGTGTGA
- a CDS encoding nitroreductase family protein gives MVDSTAAATAHPTVPFRPMTVPAHEAEARSRFFHQVMAQRRTVRDYSTRPIPDGVIDWAVRTAATAPSGAHVQPWRFVVITDPGRKRALREAAEAEEREFYAHRASEEWLAALAPIGTDWQKPFLEDAPAVIVVFEVHKGPQSPRPYYTKESVGIAVGLLLASLHQAGLATLTHTPSPMRFLNEVCERPAEERASYVIPVGYPADGARVPDLHRKDLDEILVRL, from the coding sequence ATGGTTGACAGCACAGCTGCCGCGACGGCCCACCCGACCGTCCCGTTCCGGCCGATGACGGTGCCCGCCCACGAGGCCGAGGCCCGGAGCAGGTTCTTCCACCAGGTCATGGCCCAGCGCCGGACCGTCCGTGACTACTCGACCCGCCCGATCCCGGACGGGGTGATCGACTGGGCCGTGCGCACCGCCGCCACCGCGCCGAGCGGGGCGCACGTCCAGCCGTGGCGCTTCGTGGTGATCACTGACCCCGGGCGCAAGCGGGCGCTGCGCGAGGCCGCCGAGGCGGAGGAGCGCGAGTTCTACGCCCATCGCGCCTCCGAGGAGTGGCTGGCGGCGCTGGCTCCGATCGGCACCGACTGGCAGAAGCCGTTCCTGGAGGACGCACCGGCGGTGATCGTGGTCTTCGAGGTGCACAAGGGCCCGCAGTCACCGCGCCCCTACTACACCAAGGAGTCGGTGGGGATCGCCGTCGGCCTGCTGCTGGCCAGCCTGCACCAGGCGGGACTGGCCACCCTCACCCACACGCCGAGCCCGATGCGCTTCCTCAACGAGGTGTGCGAACGCCCGGCCGAGGAGCGGGCCTCGTACGTCATTCCGGTCGGCTACCCGGCTGACGGCGCCCGGGTACCCGACCTGCACCGCAAGGACCTGGACGAGATCCTCGTCCGGCTGTGA
- a CDS encoding MFS transporter, with translation MGLTVSVLLLLMIGANLATPLYPALQRSLHLTAVDTTVLFTVYVFALIPVLLAVGHWSDHLGRRAMVLPAVVLAAGGDLIFASAHSLAQLAVGRAIQGVAVGLTTAAAGAALADLLPDRPSAAAKLTLAASAGGVALGPLLGATLAVGSNPLVTPFTTHAIALLVLCVPLLILHPRAPGQEPAVHPRPPLPLRPRAFSLPTGGRRPFLLTAATGFTSYAVFGVYLSLAPSYAATLLHTRDPLAGAAVAALLLGSSATTQLLARPTRRRSVPAMGLTGLALGLAMVVLAGYAHQPALLFTGSLLAGVSQGLAFRALFTQATAAMDPDRRGSQLSALWVVVYLGSSVPTISVGILAQKYGILPAVSCFAAAAGLACLAIAAATLRRERS, from the coding sequence GTGGGCCTGACCGTGTCCGTGCTGCTACTGCTCATGATCGGCGCCAATCTGGCCACGCCGCTCTATCCGGCGCTCCAGCGCAGCCTGCACCTGACCGCCGTGGACACCACGGTCCTGTTCACCGTCTATGTCTTCGCGCTGATCCCGGTGCTCCTCGCCGTCGGGCACTGGTCGGACCACCTCGGCCGCCGCGCCATGGTGCTGCCCGCCGTGGTCCTCGCCGCCGGCGGAGACCTGATCTTCGCCTCCGCGCACAGCCTGGCCCAGCTGGCCGTCGGCCGCGCGATCCAGGGGGTCGCGGTCGGCCTGACCACCGCCGCGGCCGGCGCCGCGCTCGCCGACCTGCTGCCCGACCGGCCCTCCGCCGCCGCCAAGCTCACCCTCGCCGCCTCCGCGGGCGGCGTGGCGCTCGGACCGCTGCTCGGCGCGACCCTGGCGGTCGGGTCGAACCCGCTGGTCACCCCGTTCACCACGCACGCCATCGCCCTGCTGGTGCTGTGCGTGCCGCTGCTGATCCTGCACCCTCGCGCGCCGGGCCAGGAGCCCGCCGTCCACCCGCGACCGCCGCTCCCGCTCCGCCCGCGCGCCTTCAGCCTGCCGACGGGCGGCCGCCGACCGTTCCTGCTGACCGCCGCCACCGGCTTCACCAGCTACGCCGTCTTCGGCGTCTACCTCAGTCTGGCCCCCAGCTACGCCGCCACCCTGCTGCACACCCGCGACCCGCTGGCGGGCGCGGCCGTCGCCGCGCTGCTGCTCGGCTCGTCCGCGACCACGCAGCTGCTGGCCCGGCCGACCCGGCGCCGCAGCGTCCCGGCCATGGGCCTGACCGGGCTGGCCCTGGGGCTGGCCATGGTGGTGCTGGCCGGCTACGCCCACCAGCCCGCCCTGCTCTTCACCGGCAGCCTCCTGGCCGGGGTGTCCCAGGGCCTGGCCTTCCGGGCCCTGTTCACCCAGGCCACCGCCGCCATGGATCCGGACCGGCGCGGCAGCCAGCTCAGCGCTCTGTGGGTGGTGGTCTACCTGGGCAGCTCGGTGCCGACCATCTCCGTCGGCATCCTGGCCCAGAAGTACGGCATCCTCCCGGCCGTCAGCTGCTTCGCCGCCGCTGCGGGTCTGGCCTGCCTGGCCATCGCCGCCGCCACGCTGCGCCGCGAGCGGAGCTGA
- a CDS encoding NlpC/P60 family protein — protein sequence MASHRRPKPAGRARASVFTMAAVAVVAVSAQSSAQAAPKLTLSQAKAELAADRQAADAAANQYDTAQGSAQALQQKVSILQDEVAEQQAVINKELVQLGAVAAAQYRTGSVDPAVQLMLSSDPANFLDDASAQGEVDATQQAELGQFKEQQAILAREKAEATAELAQQQALLQTMQNAKSAGLAKIKAAQSLVQSLTPAQQEQVNGGGLGGPGPGTTGGCGNDCGGDLGYDGSLNKSQIDLSGISSQAATAMEAAMGVMGDFYHWAYAGPTQFDCSGLVMWAYAHAGITLPHSAAGDASEGTAVDSLADAKVGDIIVLDGYQHVGLYAGNGMLLNAPTTGWVVELMPLSDFGPIDAIRRM from the coding sequence GTGGCCTCACATCGTCGTCCCAAGCCGGCCGGCCGTGCGCGTGCGTCGGTCTTCACCATGGCGGCGGTGGCGGTGGTCGCGGTGTCCGCGCAGAGCAGCGCCCAGGCCGCGCCCAAGCTGACCCTGAGCCAGGCCAAGGCCGAGCTGGCCGCGGACCGACAGGCCGCGGACGCGGCGGCCAACCAGTACGACACCGCCCAGGGCAGCGCCCAGGCGCTGCAGCAGAAGGTCAGCATCCTCCAGGACGAGGTGGCCGAGCAGCAGGCAGTGATCAACAAGGAGCTGGTTCAGCTCGGCGCGGTGGCGGCGGCGCAGTACCGGACCGGTTCGGTCGACCCGGCGGTCCAGCTGATGCTGTCCTCGGATCCCGCCAACTTCCTGGACGACGCCTCCGCGCAGGGCGAGGTGGACGCGACCCAGCAGGCGGAACTCGGCCAGTTCAAGGAGCAACAGGCCATCCTCGCCCGGGAGAAGGCCGAGGCCACGGCCGAACTGGCCCAGCAGCAGGCACTGCTGCAGACCATGCAGAATGCGAAGTCCGCCGGTCTGGCGAAGATCAAGGCGGCGCAGTCGCTGGTGCAGTCGCTGACCCCGGCCCAGCAGGAGCAGGTGAACGGCGGCGGCCTCGGGGGCCCCGGCCCCGGCACCACCGGCGGCTGCGGCAACGACTGCGGTGGGGACCTGGGCTACGACGGCTCGCTGAACAAGAGCCAGATCGACCTGAGCGGCATATCGTCGCAGGCCGCGACCGCCATGGAGGCGGCCATGGGCGTCATGGGCGACTTCTACCACTGGGCCTACGCCGGTCCGACCCAGTTCGACTGCTCGGGCCTGGTGATGTGGGCCTACGCCCACGCAGGGATCACCCTGCCGCACTCGGCGGCCGGGGACGCCTCCGAGGGCACCGCCGTCGACAGCCTCGCGGACGCCAAGGTCGGCGACATCATCGTGCTCGACGGCTACCAGCACGTCGGCCTCTACGCGGGCAACGGAATGCTGCTGAACGCGCCGACGACCGGCTGGGTGGTCGAACTCATGCCGCTCAGCGACTTCGGCCCCATCGACGCCATCCGCCGCATGTGA
- a CDS encoding cytochrome P450 has translation MSPRTVAEDLGHVNLTDPATFVQPAMEDVWRLLREEHPVHLHPATETTPEFWVLTRYEDVLSVYKDPERFVSQRGNMLTSLMSGGDPAGGKLLAVMDAPRHTALRTTLLKSFSPRALQPVADKVRARADERVAAALAAGTCDFATEVAEHVPMGTICDLLGVPTSDRAELLRLSKQALSSDDADQSEDDVWLARSEILLYFAELAEFRRSVPKDDLISTLATAQVDGAPLTEEELVLNCYGLILAGDETSRLAATGAVWHFSQHPDDWEALRSGRVPLPVAVEEILRWTTPAMHLGRTAATEVEIGGRTIAAGDTVTAWNVSANRDEAVFTDPYSFDPARTPNRHLTFGYGPHFCIGAYLGRAEIAAVVDALLRSVDTIEALGEPEPVYSTFLRGYSSLKVRLRPSAGA, from the coding sequence ATGTCGCCACGTACGGTCGCCGAGGACCTCGGCCATGTGAACCTCACCGATCCGGCCACCTTCGTCCAGCCCGCGATGGAGGACGTCTGGAGGCTCCTGCGCGAGGAGCATCCCGTCCACCTCCACCCGGCGACCGAGACCACGCCGGAGTTCTGGGTGCTGACCCGCTACGAGGACGTCCTCTCGGTCTACAAGGACCCCGAGCGATTCGTCTCGCAGCGCGGCAACATGCTCACCTCGCTGATGAGCGGCGGCGACCCGGCGGGCGGGAAGCTGCTGGCCGTGATGGACGCGCCGCGCCACACCGCGCTGCGCACCACCCTGCTGAAGTCCTTCTCCCCCCGCGCCCTCCAGCCCGTCGCGGACAAGGTGCGGGCGCGGGCCGACGAGCGCGTCGCCGCCGCGCTCGCCGCCGGGACCTGCGACTTCGCGACCGAGGTCGCCGAGCACGTACCGATGGGAACCATCTGCGACCTGCTGGGCGTGCCGACGTCCGACCGGGCCGAGCTGCTGCGGCTGAGCAAGCAGGCCCTGAGCTCCGACGACGCCGACCAGTCCGAGGACGACGTCTGGCTGGCCCGCAGCGAGATCCTGCTCTACTTCGCCGAACTCGCCGAGTTCCGCCGGTCGGTGCCGAAGGACGACCTGATCAGCACGCTGGCCACGGCCCAGGTCGACGGCGCCCCGCTGACCGAGGAGGAGCTCGTCCTCAACTGCTACGGGCTGATCCTGGCCGGGGACGAGACCAGCCGGCTGGCGGCGACCGGCGCGGTCTGGCACTTCAGCCAGCACCCGGACGACTGGGAGGCGCTGCGGAGCGGCCGGGTGCCGCTCCCGGTCGCCGTGGAGGAGATCCTGCGCTGGACGACCCCGGCGATGCACCTCGGCCGCACCGCGGCCACCGAGGTCGAGATCGGGGGCCGCACCATAGCCGCCGGGGACACCGTCACCGCCTGGAACGTGTCCGCCAACCGGGACGAGGCGGTCTTCACCGACCCCTACTCCTTCGATCCGGCCCGCACCCCGAACAGGCATCTGACGTTCGGTTACGGCCCGCACTTCTGCATCGGCGCCTACCTGGGCCGGGCCGAGATCGCCGCCGTGGTCGACGCCCTGCTGCGTAGCGTGGACACCATCGAGGCCCTGGGCGAACCCGAGCCGGTGTACTCGACCTTCCTCCGCGGCTACAGCAGCCTGAAGGTACGCCTCCGGCCGAGCGCCGGAGCGTAG
- a CDS encoding amino acid adenylation domain-containing protein — protein MPQESIQRRFAAQARLAPDTVAVAAGRNRLTFAELDRRANGLAHRLLELGVHPEEPVAVLMERSVDLAVAVLGVLKAGAAYLPLHSGNPSERLRLTMSQAGVRVLLTDEAMRGRGLPSPDGLTVLDPATAGPDATDPGVESRADQLAYVIYTSGSTGTPKGVAVTHRDVLALVDDGLWDGGAHQRVLMLAPYAFDVSTYELWVPLLRGGQLVMAPPDIDVDTLRTLVGQEGITGLQLTAGLFRVVADEAPEIFAGVREVMTGGDVVSPTAVGRVLDACPDTVVRAMYGPTETTLFATHHPMTGRPGGDVPLGRALDGMRVYVLDDKLQPAPTGEAGELYISGTGVARGYLGRTRLTAEHFVADPFGDPGTRMYRTGDLGRYNEQGELEFLGRVGNQVKIRGFRVELGEVETALSVVAPEVQAVVVARGGEADDKRLLAYLVPEEGAAPPEVEAVRRGLAELLPDYMLPSAFVVLAALPLTPNGKVDYRALPEPEPDRPDADADTGPRDPREEVLCRLFAQALAVPTVGVHTDFFEAGGTSLGATRLVGRIRTELGVRLTMRDLLKLRTPAGLAGAVHRSGGADGGNDVLTPVLALRATGARTPVFCVHPGGGMAWCYSGLLRHLPRDIPVYGLQARGLAGTEPVAQTMEEMVGDYLDQIRRLQPTGPYRLVGWSFGGNVAQSVAARLRAEGQEVALLAVLDSHHGGVGAAPRPPSPREVLHLAFDGLDAFHAEPGDGPLSAARIQEILQEQGSPLAGVGPRVIEAITAVTANNLRVSEAARPAHFDGDLLFFEATGRDGEPSGLAEVWRPHIGGSIDRHVVGVEHLRLMTPAALDVVGPILARRLEQTA, from the coding sequence ATGCCTCAGGAGTCCATCCAGCGGCGCTTCGCCGCACAGGCGAGGCTCGCGCCGGACACGGTCGCGGTCGCCGCCGGCCGGAACCGGCTGACCTTCGCGGAGCTGGACCGACGGGCGAACGGACTGGCGCACCGGCTGCTGGAACTGGGCGTGCACCCCGAGGAGCCGGTGGCGGTCCTGATGGAGCGCTCGGTCGACCTGGCGGTGGCGGTCCTGGGCGTGCTCAAGGCAGGCGCCGCCTACCTGCCGCTGCACAGCGGGAACCCGTCCGAGCGACTCCGGCTGACGATGAGTCAGGCCGGGGTCCGGGTCCTGCTGACCGACGAGGCCATGCGCGGGCGCGGGCTGCCGTCGCCGGACGGTCTCACGGTGCTCGACCCCGCCACAGCGGGGCCCGACGCCACCGACCCCGGCGTGGAGTCGCGGGCGGACCAACTGGCCTACGTGATCTACACCTCGGGCTCGACCGGGACCCCCAAGGGCGTCGCGGTGACCCACCGGGACGTGCTGGCCCTGGTCGACGACGGCCTGTGGGACGGCGGCGCCCACCAGCGGGTGCTGATGCTGGCCCCGTACGCCTTCGACGTGTCGACCTACGAGCTGTGGGTGCCGCTGCTGCGCGGCGGACAGCTGGTGATGGCCCCGCCCGACATCGACGTCGACACCCTGCGGACCCTCGTCGGCCAGGAGGGCATCACCGGTCTCCAGTTGACCGCCGGTCTGTTCCGGGTGGTCGCGGACGAGGCGCCGGAGATCTTCGCGGGCGTCCGCGAGGTGATGACGGGCGGGGACGTGGTCTCCCCGACGGCGGTGGGGCGGGTCCTGGACGCCTGCCCCGACACGGTCGTCCGGGCCATGTACGGGCCGACCGAGACGACGCTGTTCGCCACCCACCACCCGATGACCGGCCGGCCCGGCGGTGACGTGCCGCTCGGCCGCGCGCTCGACGGCATGCGGGTGTACGTCCTCGACGACAAGCTGCAGCCGGCCCCGACGGGCGAGGCCGGGGAGCTCTACATCTCGGGCACCGGCGTCGCCCGCGGCTACCTCGGCCGCACCCGGCTGACCGCCGAGCACTTCGTCGCCGACCCGTTCGGCGACCCCGGGACCCGGATGTACCGCACCGGCGATCTGGGCCGGTACAACGAGCAGGGGGAGCTGGAGTTCCTCGGCCGGGTCGGGAACCAGGTGAAGATCCGGGGCTTCCGGGTCGAGCTCGGCGAGGTGGAGACGGCCCTGTCCGTCGTGGCGCCGGAGGTTCAGGCGGTGGTCGTGGCGCGCGGGGGCGAGGCCGACGACAAGCGCCTGCTCGCCTACCTGGTGCCGGAGGAGGGCGCCGCTCCGCCCGAGGTGGAGGCGGTCCGGCGCGGGCTCGCGGAACTGCTGCCCGACTACATGCTGCCGTCCGCCTTCGTCGTGCTGGCCGCCCTTCCACTGACGCCCAACGGCAAGGTCGACTACCGGGCGCTGCCGGAGCCGGAGCCGGACCGGCCCGACGCCGACGCCGACACCGGACCGCGCGATCCGCGCGAGGAGGTCCTCTGCCGACTGTTCGCCCAGGCCCTCGCGGTGCCGACGGTCGGCGTCCACACCGACTTCTTCGAGGCCGGCGGCACCTCGCTGGGCGCGACCAGGCTGGTCGGCCGGATCAGGACCGAGCTCGGCGTCCGGCTCACCATGCGCGACCTGCTCAAGCTGCGCACCCCGGCCGGTCTGGCCGGCGCCGTGCACAGGTCCGGTGGCGCGGACGGCGGAAACGACGTCCTGACCCCGGTGCTCGCGCTCCGGGCGACGGGCGCGCGGACGCCCGTCTTCTGCGTCCACCCCGGCGGCGGCATGGCCTGGTGCTACTCGGGGCTGCTGCGCCACCTGCCCAGGGACATCCCGGTCTACGGGCTCCAGGCACGTGGCCTGGCGGGCACCGAGCCCGTGGCGCAGACCATGGAGGAGATGGTCGGCGACTACCTGGACCAGATCCGCCGGCTCCAGCCGACCGGCCCCTACCGGCTGGTCGGCTGGTCGTTCGGGGGCAACGTGGCCCAGTCCGTCGCGGCCCGGCTGCGGGCGGAGGGCCAGGAGGTCGCGCTGCTCGCCGTCCTGGACTCGCACCACGGCGGAGTCGGGGCCGCTCCCCGGCCGCCGTCCCCGCGCGAGGTGCTGCACCTGGCCTTCGACGGTCTCGACGCCTTCCACGCGGAGCCCGGCGACGGACCGCTGAGCGCGGCGCGGATCCAGGAGATCCTCCAGGAGCAGGGCAGCCCGCTGGCCGGCGTGGGGCCCCGGGTGATCGAGGCGATCACCGCCGTCACCGCGAACAACCTCCGGGTCAGCGAGGCGGCGCGCCCCGCCCACTTCGACGGGGACCTGCTCTTCTTCGAGGCGACCGGCCGGGACGGGGAGCCGAGCGGACTGGCCGAGGTGTGGCGGCCGCACATCGGCGGGTCCATCGACCGCCACGTCGTCGGTGTCGAGCACCTTCGGCTGATGACTCCCGCCGCGCTGGACGTCGTCGGTCCGATCCTCGCCCGCCGACTCGAACAGACCGCCTGA
- a CDS encoding aminotransferase-like domain-containing protein, with protein MTTEISDRLTVDLSTADLHGALEDPALSSMNLLNEIANHYPLAVQFAAGRPSEEFFDVEDVHTYLRAFTDHLARDRGMSPAEVTRTLYQYGRTKGVVHELVARNLAVDEGIETDPEAVVVTVGCQEAMYLVLRALRAGPEDVLLAVAPTYVGLTGAARLVDMPVLPVSGGVDGVDLDDLVAVIRRARRDGLRPRACYVMPDFANPSGLSLTYAMRRRLLDIARAEGVLLLEDNPYGLFHGGGERTPSLKALDEHRSVVYLGSFAKTALPGARVGYVVADQRVADGAGRIGLLSDQLSKIKSMLTVNTSPIAQAVVGGKLVAHGCSLVAANVREHEAYTRNLRQVLDGLAARFPAGAPASERVEWNAPAGGFFVVLTLPFPVDDALLEHSAREYGVLWTPMRHFYDGPGGEHQLRLSISAVTPEQIDLGLDRLAALITEWSK; from the coding sequence ATGACCACTGAGATCTCCGACCGGCTGACGGTCGACCTCAGCACCGCGGACCTGCACGGGGCGCTGGAGGACCCCGCGCTGTCCTCGATGAACCTGCTGAACGAGATAGCCAACCACTATCCCCTGGCCGTCCAGTTCGCGGCCGGCCGGCCCAGCGAGGAGTTCTTCGACGTCGAGGACGTCCACACCTACCTGCGGGCCTTCACCGACCACCTCGCCCGCGACCGCGGCATGTCGCCCGCGGAGGTCACCCGCACGCTCTACCAGTACGGCCGGACCAAGGGCGTCGTCCACGAGCTGGTGGCCCGGAACCTGGCGGTCGACGAGGGGATCGAGACCGACCCCGAGGCGGTCGTGGTCACGGTGGGCTGCCAGGAGGCCATGTACCTGGTCCTGCGGGCGCTGCGGGCCGGTCCCGAGGACGTGCTGCTCGCCGTGGCGCCGACCTACGTCGGCCTCACCGGCGCGGCGCGGCTGGTCGACATGCCGGTCCTGCCCGTCTCGGGCGGGGTCGACGGCGTGGACCTGGACGACCTGGTCGCGGTGATCCGTCGCGCCCGGCGCGACGGGCTGCGGCCGAGGGCCTGCTACGTCATGCCCGACTTCGCCAACCCCTCCGGCCTCAGCCTGACGTACGCCATGCGGCGACGGCTGCTGGACATCGCCCGGGCGGAGGGCGTGCTGCTGCTGGAGGACAACCCGTACGGCCTGTTCCACGGCGGCGGGGAGCGGACCCCGAGCCTCAAGGCGCTCGACGAGCACCGCAGCGTGGTCTACCTGGGCTCGTTCGCCAAGACGGCGCTGCCCGGCGCCCGGGTGGGCTACGTGGTGGCCGACCAGCGGGTGGCCGACGGCGCCGGCCGGATCGGCCTGCTCTCCGACCAGCTCTCGAAGATCAAGAGCATGCTGACGGTGAACACCTCGCCCATCGCCCAGGCGGTGGTGGGCGGCAAGCTCGTCGCCCACGGGTGCAGCCTGGTCGCCGCCAACGTCCGCGAACACGAGGCGTACACCCGCAACCTCCGGCAGGTCCTCGACGGACTGGCCGCCAGGTTCCCCGCGGGCGCCCCCGCCTCGGAGCGGGTGGAGTGGAACGCCCCGGCCGGCGGGTTCTTCGTCGTGCTGACCCTGCCGTTCCCCGTCGACGACGCGCTGCTGGAGCACTCGGCCAGGGAGTACGGCGTGCTGTGGACGCCGATGCGCCACTTCTACGACGGGCCCGGCGGCGAGCACCAACTGCGGCTCTCCATCAGTGCCGTGACGCCGGAACAGATCGACCTCGGGCTGGACCGCCTCGCGGCCCTGATAACGGAGTGGAGCAAGTGA
- a CDS encoding alpha-hydroxy acid oxidase, with amino-acid sequence MSPTDTGRTGAGTALAEPLPVCLDDVERLAASRVPADVWDFVQGGSGSEHTLGANRAALDDVALVPRVLRGAGAGDTRARLVGTGCAMPLAIAPMAYHRLLHPEGELAMAAAALAADVPFTVGLLSSCSLESIAQVGAPLWFQLYWLSDRGRMLDLIGRAERARCQALVITVDVPVMGRRLRDLRNEFVLPSWVSAVNLDAGPSEAHGRVAGGSAVAEHTRTVFDPAVTWQDLEWLRAQSALPLIVKGVLSGADAARAVACGADAVVVSNHGGRQLDGTPASVTVLPQVRAAVGDGCQVLLDSGVRSGTDILRALALGASGVMVGRPLLWGLALDGAAGAGQVLSLLRAELADCLTLAGCADPGEAGGLRTLLGPKAVLRQGPSGCGEGAHDH; translated from the coding sequence GTGAGCCCCACCGACACCGGTCGGACCGGGGCCGGGACCGCGCTCGCGGAGCCGCTCCCGGTCTGCCTGGACGACGTGGAACGGCTGGCCGCCTCCCGGGTCCCGGCCGACGTCTGGGACTTCGTCCAGGGCGGCAGCGGCAGCGAGCACACCCTCGGGGCCAACCGGGCCGCGCTGGACGACGTGGCCCTGGTGCCCCGGGTGCTGCGCGGAGCGGGGGCCGGCGACACCCGGGCCCGACTGGTCGGCACCGGCTGCGCGATGCCCCTGGCGATAGCGCCCATGGCCTACCACCGGCTGCTGCACCCCGAGGGCGAGTTGGCGATGGCCGCCGCGGCACTGGCCGCGGACGTGCCGTTCACCGTCGGCCTGCTCAGCAGCTGCTCGCTGGAGAGCATCGCGCAGGTGGGGGCTCCGCTCTGGTTCCAGCTGTACTGGCTGAGCGACCGGGGACGGATGCTCGACCTGATCGGACGCGCCGAGCGGGCCCGCTGCCAGGCCCTGGTGATCACCGTCGACGTGCCCGTCATGGGGCGGCGGCTGCGGGACCTGCGCAACGAGTTCGTGCTCCCCTCCTGGGTGAGCGCCGTCAACCTGGACGCCGGCCCCTCCGAGGCGCACGGGCGGGTCGCCGGCGGGTCGGCGGTCGCCGAGCACACCAGGACCGTGTTCGACCCCGCGGTGACCTGGCAGGACCTGGAGTGGCTGCGCGCGCAGAGCGCGCTCCCACTGATCGTCAAGGGGGTCCTCTCCGGTGCGGATGCCGCCCGGGCCGTCGCCTGCGGCGCCGACGCCGTGGTGGTCTCCAACCACGGGGGCCGGCAGCTGGACGGCACACCGGCCAGCGTGACGGTGCTGCCCCAGGTGCGCGCGGCCGTGGGCGACGGCTGCCAGGTGCTGCTGGACAGCGGGGTGCGCAGCGGGACCGACATCCTGCGGGCGCTCGCCCTGGGAGCGTCGGGCGTCATGGTGGGCCGGCCGCTGCTGTGGGGCCTGGCGCTCGACGGTGCGGCGGGCGCCGGGCAGGTCCTGTCGCTGCTGCGGGCGGAGCTCGCCGACTGCCTGACCCTGGCCGGCTGCGCCGATCCCGGCGAGGCCGGTGGACTGCGCACACTGCTGGGCCCGAAGGCCGTGCTGCGACAAGGACCGAGTGGATGCGGAGAAGGCGCACATGACCACTGA
- the hppD gene encoding 4-hydroxyphenylpyruvate dioxygenase, producing the protein MTVDHIELYVSDIRAKTAWLVDQYGLTVEADNEHEAVPAGARSVALGSSRISVLLTEALDEDHPAAVYVARHGDGVGNIALRVSDATAAFDEAVRRGARPLARPVARDGVVTASITAFGDVAHTFVERRAGIPDRTLPGLRPVPRREPAKDMGLTEVDHFAVCLEAGTLEGTVDHYRQVLGFDVIFAEDIVVGSQAMISKVVQSRSGAVTLTLIEPDLSREPGQIDEFLKRHDGPGVQHIAWNTDDIVRSVRSMKSSGVDFLSAPGTYYTLLSERLTVRWHSVDDLRNHNILIDEDHDGQLFQIFTRSVHPNRTLFMEVIERAGARTFGSGNIKALYEAVELQRANDGAFR; encoded by the coding sequence ATGACCGTCGATCACATCGAGTTGTACGTCAGCGACATCCGGGCGAAGACGGCCTGGCTGGTCGACCAGTACGGCCTCACCGTCGAGGCCGACAACGAGCACGAGGCGGTTCCGGCCGGCGCCCGCTCGGTGGCCCTCGGCAGCAGCCGCATCAGCGTGCTGCTCACCGAGGCCCTGGACGAGGATCACCCGGCGGCCGTGTACGTGGCACGGCACGGCGACGGCGTGGGGAACATCGCCCTGCGGGTGTCCGACGCCACCGCCGCCTTCGACGAGGCCGTCCGCCGCGGGGCGCGCCCGCTGGCGCGGCCCGTGGCCCGCGACGGCGTGGTGACCGCGTCGATCACGGCGTTCGGCGATGTGGCGCACACCTTCGTGGAGCGCCGGGCCGGCATTCCGGACCGGACGCTTCCCGGCCTGCGTCCGGTCCCCCGGCGCGAGCCGGCGAAGGACATGGGGCTGACCGAGGTGGACCACTTCGCGGTCTGCCTGGAGGCCGGCACCCTCGAAGGGACCGTCGACCACTACCGGCAGGTCCTCGGCTTCGACGTGATCTTCGCCGAGGACATCGTCGTCGGCTCCCAGGCGATGATCTCCAAGGTGGTGCAGAGCAGGTCCGGCGCGGTCACGCTCACCCTGATCGAGCCCGACCTGTCCCGCGAGCCCGGCCAGATCGACGAGTTCCTCAAGCGGCACGACGGTCCCGGCGTCCAGCACATCGCCTGGAACACCGACGACATCGTGCGCTCGGTCCGGAGCATGAAGTCGAGCGGAGTCGACTTCCTCAGCGCCCCCGGGACCTACTACACCCTGCTCTCGGAGCGGCTGACGGTGCGTTGGCACTCCGTCGACGACCTGCGGAACCACAACATCCTGATCGACGAGGACCATGACGGGCAGCTGTTCCAGATCTTCACCAGGTCGGTCCACCCGAATCGGACCCTCTTCATGGAGGTGATCGAGCGCGCCGGCGCCCGCACCTTCGGCTCGGGGAACATCAAGGCGCTCTACGAGGCGGTCGAGTTGCAGCGTGCCAACGACGGGGCGTTCCGGTGA
- a CDS encoding MbtH family protein, with amino-acid sequence MSNPFEDPDAQYLVLVNDEGQHSLWPVFAPVPDGWNTAYGPAARPDCLDHVNEHWTDMRPRTLAAQLDATA; translated from the coding sequence ATGAGCAACCCTTTCGAGGACCCGGACGCCCAGTACCTGGTGCTGGTCAACGACGAGGGCCAGCACTCGCTGTGGCCGGTGTTCGCCCCCGTTCCCGACGGCTGGAACACGGCCTACGGCCCGGCCGCCCGGCCGGACTGCCTCGACCACGTGAACGAGCACTGGACCGACATGCGGCCGCGAACCCTCGCGGCGCAACTGGACGCGACCGCCTGA